A window of the Pseudoalteromonas sp. A25 genome harbors these coding sequences:
- a CDS encoding CPXCG motif-containing cysteine-rich protein codes for MKALYDQRITCPHCGHHVYISLDASEGDQDFYEDCAACCNPIHCNMHIDQSNNKLELHIDSDDEQVF; via the coding sequence ATGAAAGCGCTTTATGATCAAAGAATAACATGCCCACACTGTGGACATCACGTTTACATTAGCCTTGATGCAAGTGAAGGCGATCAAGATTTTTATGAAGATTGCGCGGCATGTTGTAACCCGATACATTGCAATATGCACATTGATCAATCGAATAATAAACTTGAGCTTCATATTGATAGTGACGATGAGCAAGTTTTTTAA
- a CDS encoding riboflavin synthase subunit alpha → MFTGIVQTQATVISTNHKEGVLRLGISVGVEYLSHLDIGASIAINGCCLTVVEYELNRQDVVGQVYFDVIDETLQLTNLNAICKGDQVNYERSVTFGTELGGHIVSGHIHCAAQVLQIVNDASNCKIYLHLPSHWLKFVLYKGFICVNGASLTVGEIDEQGFWLHLIPETLNITNIGRLQEGDWVNIEVDQQTYTIVNTVENYMRKQSRLNDLN, encoded by the coding sequence ATGTTTACTGGTATTGTGCAAACGCAAGCTACAGTGATCAGTACTAATCATAAAGAGGGTGTGTTGCGTCTCGGCATATCGGTTGGTGTTGAATACTTAAGTCATTTAGACATAGGCGCAAGTATTGCCATCAATGGCTGTTGCTTAACCGTTGTTGAGTATGAGTTGAATCGCCAGGATGTTGTCGGACAAGTGTATTTTGATGTGATAGATGAAACGTTGCAGCTAACCAACTTAAATGCAATATGCAAAGGCGATCAGGTCAATTATGAACGCTCTGTGACGTTTGGCACTGAACTTGGAGGCCACATAGTATCTGGGCACATTCATTGCGCAGCACAGGTTTTGCAAATAGTGAATGATGCAAGCAACTGCAAAATCTACCTTCATTTGCCGTCTCACTGGCTTAAATTTGTATTATACAAGGGGTTTATTTGTGTAAATGGCGCAAGTTTAACTGTTGGTGAAATTGATGAACAAGGATTTTGGTTACATTTAATTCCTGAAACACTCAATATTACAAATATTGGCCGTTTACAAGAAGGGGACTGGGTAAATATTGAAGTTGACCAGCAAACCTACACCATAGTAAATACGGTTGAAAACTACATGCGCAAGCAAAGCCGCTTAAACGATCTAAATTAA